A genomic stretch from Engraulis encrasicolus isolate BLACKSEA-1 unplaced genomic scaffold, IST_EnEncr_1.0 scaffold_876_np1212, whole genome shotgun sequence includes:
- the bhlhe23 gene encoding class E basic helix-loop-helix protein 23: protein MNAGEESLLKSISNDTLLDLTQRYGQGSFGFGAGHGAGSPGRYPLTPAADFLSGQTAKSNESGGEQTSEDDDGFDLDSRKRGSGFDDDKHSGPLGKKSKEQRSLRLSINARERRRMHDLNDALDGLRAVIPYAHSPSVRKLSKIATLLLAKNYILMQAQALEEMRRLVAYLNQGQSIASSPIPTALAPFGQTAAVYPFSSSALASCAEKCTSYSGTPSSLFKHINDKP from the coding sequence ATGAATGCCGGTGAAGAGAGCCTGCTCAAGTCCATCAGCAACGACACACTGCTGGACTTGACTCAGCGCTACGGCCAGGGCAGCTTCGGCTTCggcgctggccatggtgctggaaGTCCCGGGCGCTACCCGCTCACCCCGGCAGCCGACTTCCTCTCCGGCCAGACGGCCAAGTCCAACGAGAGTGGCGGGGAACAGACCAGCGAGGACGACGACGGCTTCGACTTGGACTCCAGGAAGCGGGGCTCCGGGTTCGACGACGACAAGCACTCCGGCCCGCTGGGCAAGAAGTCCAAGGAGCAGAGGTCCCTGCGCCTCAGCATCAACGCCCGGGAGAGACGGAGAATGCACGACCTTAACGATGCGCTGGACGGCCTCAGAGCTGTCATTCCCTACGCGCACAGCCCGTCGGTGAGGAAACTATCCAAAATCGCCACCCTACTCCTGGCCAAGAACTACATCCTTATGCAGGCGCAGGCGCTCGAGGAGATGCGCAGGCTCGTGGCGTATCTGAATCAGGGACAGAGTATCGCCAGCTCACCGATACCCACGGCGCTGGCGCCTTTCGGACAAACGGCTGCCGTGTATCCTTTCTCCAGCTCGGCACTGGCCTCGTGCGCCGAGAAATGTACCTCTTACTCCGGGACCCCGTCGAGCCTCTTCAAACACATCAACGACAAGCCTTGA